One window of the uncultured Paludibaculum sp. genome contains the following:
- a CDS encoding DUF1175 family protein, with protein sequence MADRKTFRSWFTWLAEVLYQMPEARRPREVSDCSALLRFSYREALRPHTADWAAGLGLEWMPPLPELKHPSRESAVFRVASGPMRQFADAEHLMRFNTRHITRDLHLARPGDLLFYRQLVPAEPWHSMVFLGPSAFETLAEPCIVYHTGPSRHDRGEIRRPTLSQLLGHPEPRWRPVAGNGNFLGVFRWNLLCESD encoded by the coding sequence TTGGCTGACCGCAAGACCTTCCGCTCTTGGTTCACCTGGCTGGCCGAAGTGCTCTACCAGATGCCCGAGGCTCGCCGCCCTCGCGAAGTCTCCGATTGCTCCGCCCTGCTCCGCTTCTCTTACCGCGAAGCCTTGCGGCCCCACACCGCCGATTGGGCCGCAGGCCTCGGCCTCGAATGGATGCCGCCGCTGCCGGAACTCAAGCATCCGTCGCGGGAATCCGCCGTCTTTCGCGTGGCCTCCGGCCCCATGAGGCAGTTCGCCGACGCCGAGCACCTCATGCGGTTCAACACCCGCCACATCACGCGCGACCTCCACTTGGCGCGTCCGGGTGACCTCCTCTTCTACCGCCAGCTCGTGCCCGCTGAACCCTGGCACAGCATGGTCTTTTTGGGCCCCAGCGCATTCGAAACACTGGCCGAGCCTTGTATCGTCTACCATACCGGACCGTCGCGCCACGATCGCGGCGAGATCCGCCGACCTACGCTCTCTCAACTACTCGGACATCCGGAGCCGCGCTGGCGGCCCGTCGCCGGCAACGGCAATTTCCTCGGTGTTTTCCGTTGGAATCTCTTGTGTGAATCGGATTGA
- a CDS encoding gamma-glutamylcyclotransferase family protein, producing the protein MPGPEQAEFLFVYGTLKRGLDNPWSRRLWSEGQMVGEATVSGRLYSLGGYPGLKDPTGRQAERVHGEVARLPEGRALLDDLDAYEGDEYKRVVRIATLPDGEQISVWVYMYQPEVTEKQRIVSGYFAFGQ; encoded by the coding sequence ATGCCAGGACCGGAACAGGCTGAGTTCCTATTCGTTTACGGGACGCTGAAGCGCGGTCTGGACAACCCGTGGTCGCGGCGGCTTTGGAGTGAAGGCCAGATGGTGGGGGAAGCCACGGTATCAGGCAGGCTGTACTCGCTCGGAGGCTATCCGGGGCTGAAAGACCCGACGGGACGGCAGGCCGAAAGAGTGCATGGGGAGGTCGCGCGGCTGCCCGAGGGGCGGGCCTTGCTCGACGATCTGGACGCCTACGAGGGGGACGAATACAAGCGCGTGGTGCGGATCGCGACGTTGCCGGACGGTGAGCAGATCTCCGTATGGGTTTACATGTATCAACCGGAAGTGACTGAAAAGCAACGGATCGTGTCGGGCTACTTCGCATTCGGCCAATAG
- a CDS encoding TonB-dependent receptor, which translates to MSFPKYAKGVFSLALALAALMPAQTFRGAISGTLTDASGAAVPDASVQLSSPSTGLKRTTLTSQSGDFSLPDLPLGLYELTATKTGFSTVKVGNVEVSVSKVTNLTLQMSVATQASVVEVSADAATLETTTSALTGVVGPKIVAEVPMMGRDFRQMLKLAPGVSPSSGSVNGMRTSGNNYQIDGADNNDAFHNASAVNQGGVAGIAGTLLPIEAIDQFAVQSNASAESGRNGGASVNLVIKSGTNDIHGSAYYFNRNEYFAANSPFATAGSPKRKIRNDQYGFSVGGPIIKDKTFFFVTGEAQKAVAGLSFLNTHPSDAWIADATSILNRYAVPVNPVSTNLRSLWPSRYNSAPAIANNFVAADSADYDSYNGIIKIDHRFTSNHTIAGRYFGGTGTQIADSGVPYREYFQVAPSHMHNMSVVLNDIFSPRVVLQTTLGVNYFLQVFNDLDTSANPVALGLNTGVTESTLSGSPSMRISGFAGASATQPLGRIDSTGHITSNLNLSLGAHQLKIGGEYRRARLDVFYDTNKRGSFSFDGTAGPWASDTTLSTSQKALADFLAGYVTGNNGAQIVRGQLQRDYWQNSFDWWVHDNWQVNSKLNLNFGVRYTYHGVLYDDKNTITNFIPGQGFVTPGVDTDSLYPKDLNNFAPRFGFAYTPGKSAKTVIRGSYGFFYDVPPLNFIVANTGVPNGGAAGVHANPGGPNPVYSIIRSGFTIAKDEPIFGATNPRPPFGVFSVSQDFRVPYVQNFNLNVQHQLSKDIMVQAGYVGSAGHHLSLLRNINAPVPGTTGTTQERRPYNSAYPTLAAINELNSIGNSNYHSFQSQVRVTRMKNFTAVANYTFGKAIDNGSNVRNALPANSYDLSRERGPASFDISHIFTGYVTYDIPQVGQRYGRLTKGWQLNGLITAHTGEPLDILAGTNVSGSADSRDRVDIVGDPFANVVQPTSGTAVRWFNAAAFARPANGTFGNIGRDALRGPGFGSFDFSVFKNTSITERITTQFRVEIFNLFNRANYANPGSSLGSSTSFGLITNTRNGSGAPGLGFGEPRNVQLALKFLF; encoded by the coding sequence ATGAGCTTTCCCAAATACGCCAAGGGTGTATTTTCCCTGGCGTTGGCGCTCGCCGCGCTGATGCCTGCACAGACATTTAGAGGAGCCATCTCCGGGACGTTGACAGACGCTTCCGGAGCCGCAGTGCCCGATGCTTCGGTGCAATTGAGCAGCCCGTCGACGGGTTTGAAACGCACCACACTTACCTCCCAGAGCGGGGACTTCTCGCTGCCCGATCTGCCTCTGGGCCTCTACGAACTCACGGCCACCAAGACAGGTTTCTCCACCGTGAAGGTGGGTAATGTCGAGGTCAGCGTTTCGAAAGTAACCAACCTTACACTCCAGATGAGCGTCGCGACACAGGCCTCGGTGGTCGAGGTCTCCGCGGATGCCGCCACTCTGGAGACCACAACTTCCGCCCTGACCGGCGTCGTCGGCCCGAAGATCGTGGCCGAGGTCCCGATGATGGGCCGCGACTTCCGGCAAATGCTGAAGCTCGCGCCGGGCGTATCGCCCTCGTCGGGTTCAGTGAATGGCATGCGTACGTCGGGCAACAATTATCAGATCGACGGCGCGGACAACAACGACGCGTTCCACAACGCCAGCGCCGTGAATCAGGGCGGTGTGGCGGGCATTGCCGGCACGCTGCTGCCGATCGAAGCCATCGACCAGTTTGCCGTGCAGTCGAACGCCAGTGCCGAATCGGGCCGCAACGGCGGCGCTTCGGTGAATCTGGTGATCAAATCGGGCACGAATGACATCCACGGCAGCGCGTATTACTTCAATCGCAACGAGTACTTCGCGGCGAACTCGCCCTTCGCCACGGCGGGCAGCCCGAAGCGGAAGATCCGCAACGACCAGTACGGCTTTTCGGTGGGCGGCCCGATCATCAAAGACAAGACGTTCTTCTTCGTGACGGGCGAGGCCCAGAAGGCCGTGGCCGGCCTGTCGTTCCTGAACACGCATCCGTCGGATGCCTGGATCGCCGATGCGACGAGCATTCTGAACCGCTATGCGGTGCCGGTGAATCCGGTGTCGACGAACCTGCGGTCACTGTGGCCCTCGCGCTACAACAGCGCTCCAGCCATCGCGAACAACTTCGTGGCGGCCGACTCGGCCGATTACGACAGCTACAACGGGATTATCAAGATCGATCACCGCTTCACGTCGAACCACACGATTGCCGGCCGTTATTTCGGCGGCACGGGCACGCAGATCGCCGATTCCGGTGTGCCGTACAGGGAGTACTTCCAGGTGGCGCCCAGCCACATGCACAACATGTCGGTGGTGCTGAACGACATCTTCTCGCCGCGCGTGGTGCTGCAGACCACATTGGGTGTGAACTACTTCCTGCAGGTGTTCAATGACCTCGACACCAGTGCCAACCCGGTCGCTCTCGGACTGAACACCGGCGTGACGGAGTCCACCCTGAGCGGCTCGCCTTCCATGCGCATCAGCGGGTTTGCCGGCGCCAGCGCGACGCAGCCGCTGGGCCGCATCGACAGCACGGGCCACATCACTTCGAACCTGAACCTCTCGCTGGGCGCGCATCAGCTCAAGATCGGCGGCGAATACCGCCGGGCGCGGCTGGACGTGTTCTACGACACGAACAAGCGCGGCTCGTTCAGCTTTGACGGCACAGCCGGCCCCTGGGCGTCGGACACGACGCTGAGCACGAGCCAGAAGGCGCTCGCCGACTTCCTGGCCGGCTATGTCACGGGCAACAACGGCGCGCAGATCGTGCGCGGCCAACTGCAGCGCGACTACTGGCAGAACTCCTTCGACTGGTGGGTACACGACAACTGGCAGGTGAATTCGAAGCTGAACCTCAACTTCGGCGTGCGCTACACCTACCACGGCGTGCTGTACGACGACAAGAACACCATCACCAACTTCATCCCCGGACAGGGCTTCGTGACGCCGGGTGTCGATACCGACAGCCTGTATCCGAAGGATCTGAACAACTTTGCTCCGCGCTTCGGCTTTGCCTACACGCCGGGCAAGAGCGCCAAGACCGTGATCCGTGGCAGCTACGGGTTCTTCTATGACGTTCCGCCACTGAACTTCATCGTGGCCAACACCGGCGTGCCGAACGGCGGCGCGGCCGGCGTGCATGCCAATCCGGGCGGTCCGAATCCGGTGTACTCCATCATCCGCAGCGGCTTCACGATCGCGAAGGATGAGCCGATCTTCGGGGCGACCAATCCGCGTCCTCCGTTCGGCGTCTTCTCGGTGAGCCAGGATTTCCGCGTGCCCTACGTGCAGAACTTCAACCTGAACGTTCAGCATCAGTTGAGCAAGGACATCATGGTGCAGGCCGGTTACGTTGGCAGCGCCGGTCATCACCTGTCGCTGCTGCGCAACATCAACGCTCCGGTGCCTGGCACCACGGGCACGACACAGGAACGCAGGCCGTACAACTCTGCGTATCCGACGCTGGCGGCCATCAACGAACTGAACTCCATCGGCAACTCGAACTACCACTCCTTCCAGAGCCAGGTTCGGGTGACGCGCATGAAGAACTTCACGGCCGTGGCGAACTACACCTTCGGCAAGGCGATCGACAACGGTTCGAACGTGCGCAACGCCCTGCCTGCGAACAGCTACGACCTTTCGAGAGAGCGCGGGCCGGCGAGCTTTGACATCAGCCACATCTTCACCGGATATGTCACCTATGACATTCCGCAGGTGGGGCAGCGGTATGGGCGTCTGACGAAGGGCTGGCAGTTGAATGGCCTGATCACGGCCCACACCGGCGAACCGCTGGATATCCTGGCCGGCACGAACGTGAGCGGCAGCGCCGACTCACGCGACCGGGTCGACATTGTCGGCGATCCCTTCGCCAACGTGGTGCAGCCGACCAGCGGCACCGCGGTGCGCTGGTTCAACGCGGCCGCCTTCGCCCGTCCGGCGAACGGCACGTTCGGCAACATCGGCCGGGATGCTCTGCGCGGACCGGGCTTCGGCAGCTTCGACTTCTCGGTGTTCAAGAACACCTCGATCACCGAGCGCATCACGACACAGTTCCGCGTGGAGATCTTCAACCTGTTCAACCGCGCGAACTACGCCAATCCGGGCTCGTCGCTGGGGTCCTCGACCAGCTTCGGCCTGATCACCAATACACGGAACGGTTCCGGCGCGCCCGGCCTCGGCTTCGGCGAGCCGCGTAACGTCCAACTCGCGCTGAAGTTCCTTTTCTAG
- a CDS encoding MG2 domain-containing protein, whose product MRLGYCLVPLALLVCSAPAQEDEGRIYFSLNSDHPVRAGESIPVRVQAQGIRSLDFRLYRVNDPIKFFRQLDEPHRFGGAIRSTPKARTPIEKFAAWKHRWHARAKDIVRQQFTPDNRHTIRAAMLKEPAPAEKKKAEAAKGEEFAGVSVLNPQQLVRSWTQPIQTPNRWEAATVPVELKDKGLYVLEATNGKLQAYTILSVTDLALITKTTPGKLLIRAVDRVTGAPLSNVPIQVYDSETRQDVARSSTDPDGLLSVDVKDVSDEGAVVLAHRDKDFAVTTVGGYSLSTERGRNFMGYVYTDRPVYRPGHPVHFRAIVRSMAGAAYEIPGQSSVDVQVEDPDGKSLFKKKVSLSRYGTVSGDLTLASDAAIGYYSVNVSLGGEEREMKAFGGFNVEEYRKPEYEVKVSSESPRVIQGGHVKMNVDVKYYYGEPVAGASVKYTVHRYRYWAPWYETDEDMGGDDEDGGYGAEQVAEETAKLDAQGHLTIDVPTTANAFDSTYRVEARVTDSSNREVAGSGGFVATRGSFFITAQPERYVYGPGDPARMLVETRDYTGTMVPNVAFRVEVAPHSKKGAVQPAILTLQGQTGPDGKGRVDFPAPVSASYQVKVSAADSSGRAIDDTSWLWVSGAWAQGGTADQRIEIIPDKKSYKPGDKATILLVTSVPEADVWLSLEGKTLYWSKFIHAKGGTATVEIPIESSHAPNVFVDATFLSNNTLYRGSKSLKVPPIEKQIQVEVQSSKAEYKPGEPAQFTVVAKDSAGKLLSAEFSLGLVDEAIYAVKKEAQPDILGVFYGRTWNRVGTDTSMEYYFYGEAGKRRMQLAQIKDRKSRAQLKPDKLVEPKIRKNFPDTAYWIADLKTGNDGRAQTQVAFPDSLTTWRATARGVTEDTKVGQAIQRTIVRKNLMVTMATPRFFTEGDEVTVPVLVRNYTAGELKAKISLDAKGVQMLAGATSEVTVAPKGEARVDYRMRANAVDKVVLTAKALTTQESDALELTFPVEPYGLKLIDPLQTKLQQKNQSYDFHGKFPSDAQQNWRAVTVHLTPSAAGAVFGALEYLITYPYGCTEQTMSSFLPNVVVSQALKELSLPANIDQKDLARKVKAGLERLYDYQHEDGGWGWWKDDASDPFMTAYVTTGLKLAADAGYGIDLWRVSNSSAALAKMLDSKAKIAPDTRAYMVYALALAGHQTKPQIEAIWNGRGEMTNFGLALLGLTFDRVKDARAADVATLLTGKISKTGDGSYWESNRDPMLDFESENSLEATAFAVKFLSKQQPTSPLIDEATQWLVNHRDQGYYWSSTKRTAFVIFGLTDVLKRSGELKPDYEVKVTVNGAEVLSKRFTSDDALSPQPVKIRVPLKGNDANPKVTVTKSGDGVLFASARWEYRSSGTESRSRGDTPLKINRNYYRLNPVNEGGRIIYNMEPLTGEAKLGDLVAVRLSVSGQENQRYLLVEDPLPTGAEVVARDDLYQVRGQPPWWTTWWSRREVRDNRVSYFPWSMPKNGLEYVYLIRFTNAGAFKVTPARVEPMYKPGHLGWSSPATFEVHP is encoded by the coding sequence ATGCGTCTCGGTTATTGTCTGGTCCCGTTGGCCCTTCTGGTTTGTAGCGCTCCGGCGCAGGAGGACGAAGGGCGCATCTATTTCTCGCTGAACTCCGACCACCCCGTGCGGGCTGGTGAGTCCATTCCCGTTCGCGTCCAGGCGCAGGGCATTCGCAGCCTCGATTTCCGCCTCTACCGCGTGAACGATCCCATCAAGTTCTTCCGTCAGCTCGACGAACCCCACCGCTTCGGCGGTGCCATTCGCTCCACGCCCAAGGCCCGCACGCCCATCGAAAAGTTCGCGGCCTGGAAACACCGCTGGCACGCCAGGGCGAAGGACATCGTTCGCCAACAGTTCACGCCGGACAACCGCCACACCATTCGTGCCGCCATGCTGAAGGAGCCGGCGCCGGCTGAGAAGAAGAAGGCCGAGGCCGCCAAGGGCGAGGAGTTCGCCGGAGTCTCCGTGCTGAACCCTCAGCAGTTGGTCCGCTCCTGGACCCAGCCCATCCAGACCCCCAACCGCTGGGAGGCAGCGACGGTACCAGTCGAGCTCAAGGACAAGGGTCTGTATGTTCTGGAGGCCACGAACGGAAAACTCCAGGCCTACACGATCCTCTCGGTCACCGATCTCGCCCTGATCACCAAAACCACACCCGGCAAACTGCTCATCCGCGCGGTTGATCGCGTCACCGGAGCCCCTCTTTCGAATGTCCCCATTCAGGTGTACGACAGCGAGACGCGCCAGGACGTGGCACGCTCGTCCACTGACCCGGATGGCCTGCTCAGCGTCGACGTGAAGGACGTCTCCGACGAAGGCGCCGTGGTGCTCGCGCACCGCGACAAGGATTTTGCAGTGACGACCGTGGGCGGTTACAGTCTGTCCACCGAGCGCGGACGCAACTTCATGGGCTACGTTTACACCGACCGGCCGGTGTACCGCCCCGGCCACCCCGTTCACTTCAGGGCGATCGTTCGCAGCATGGCCGGCGCGGCCTATGAGATCCCCGGCCAATCCAGCGTCGACGTCCAGGTGGAAGATCCCGACGGCAAGAGCCTCTTCAAGAAGAAGGTGTCGCTCTCCCGCTATGGCACCGTCTCGGGCGACCTCACCTTGGCCAGCGACGCCGCCATCGGCTACTACAGCGTCAACGTCAGCCTCGGCGGCGAGGAACGCGAAATGAAAGCGTTCGGCGGCTTCAACGTCGAGGAGTACCGCAAGCCCGAATACGAGGTCAAAGTCTCGTCGGAATCGCCCCGCGTCATCCAGGGTGGCCACGTGAAAATGAATGTGGACGTGAAGTACTACTACGGCGAACCGGTGGCCGGAGCGAGCGTCAAGTACACCGTCCATCGCTACCGCTACTGGGCGCCCTGGTACGAAACGGACGAGGACATGGGCGGCGATGACGAGGACGGCGGCTACGGGGCCGAACAGGTCGCCGAGGAGACTGCGAAACTCGATGCGCAGGGCCATCTCACCATCGACGTGCCCACCACCGCCAACGCCTTCGACTCCACTTACCGCGTCGAAGCGCGCGTCACCGACTCCTCCAATCGCGAGGTGGCCGGCTCCGGCGGCTTCGTCGCCACCCGGGGTTCGTTCTTTATCACCGCCCAGCCGGAGCGTTACGTCTACGGCCCCGGCGACCCGGCTCGTATGTTGGTGGAGACCCGGGACTACACCGGCACCATGGTGCCCAACGTGGCGTTCCGCGTCGAGGTCGCGCCTCACTCCAAAAAGGGAGCAGTCCAACCCGCCATCCTCACGCTGCAGGGCCAGACCGGCCCCGACGGCAAGGGCCGTGTCGACTTCCCCGCCCCGGTCAGCGCGTCCTATCAGGTGAAGGTCTCGGCTGCGGATTCGTCAGGCCGTGCCATCGACGACACCAGTTGGCTCTGGGTCTCCGGCGCCTGGGCGCAAGGCGGTACCGCCGATCAGCGCATCGAGATCATCCCCGACAAGAAGTCCTATAAGCCGGGTGACAAGGCAACGATTCTCCTCGTCACCAGCGTGCCCGAAGCGGATGTCTGGCTGTCGCTCGAAGGCAAGACGCTCTACTGGTCGAAGTTCATCCATGCCAAGGGCGGCACCGCTACGGTGGAGATCCCCATCGAGAGCTCGCACGCCCCCAACGTCTTTGTCGACGCAACGTTCCTCAGCAACAACACTCTCTACCGCGGGTCGAAGTCGCTGAAGGTGCCCCCGATTGAAAAGCAGATCCAGGTCGAAGTCCAATCCAGTAAGGCCGAGTACAAGCCCGGCGAACCGGCGCAGTTCACGGTCGTCGCCAAGGACAGCGCGGGCAAGCTGCTCAGTGCCGAGTTCAGTCTGGGGCTCGTCGATGAGGCCATCTACGCCGTCAAAAAGGAGGCGCAACCAGACATCCTCGGCGTCTTCTACGGCCGCACCTGGAACCGCGTCGGCACCGATACGTCGATGGAGTATTACTTCTACGGCGAGGCCGGCAAGCGGCGCATGCAGCTGGCCCAGATCAAGGACCGCAAGTCCCGCGCCCAGCTCAAACCCGATAAGCTCGTCGAGCCGAAGATCCGTAAGAACTTCCCCGACACGGCCTACTGGATCGCCGATCTCAAAACTGGCAACGACGGCCGGGCCCAGACTCAGGTCGCGTTCCCTGATTCGCTCACCACCTGGCGCGCCACCGCCCGGGGCGTGACCGAGGATACCAAGGTGGGTCAGGCCATCCAGCGCACCATCGTCCGCAAGAACCTGATGGTGACCATGGCTACGCCGCGCTTCTTCACCGAAGGGGACGAAGTGACCGTACCCGTGCTGGTTCGCAACTACACGGCCGGCGAGCTAAAGGCAAAAATATCGCTCGACGCAAAGGGTGTCCAGATGCTCGCCGGCGCGACGTCCGAGGTGACTGTCGCCCCGAAGGGCGAAGCCCGAGTCGACTACCGCATGCGTGCCAACGCCGTCGACAAAGTGGTGCTGACCGCCAAGGCGCTCACCACGCAGGAGAGCGACGCGCTCGAACTGACCTTCCCGGTCGAGCCCTACGGTCTGAAGCTGATCGATCCGCTGCAGACGAAACTCCAGCAGAAGAATCAGTCATACGACTTCCACGGCAAGTTCCCCAGTGACGCGCAACAGAACTGGCGCGCCGTGACGGTGCATCTCACACCCTCCGCCGCTGGAGCCGTCTTCGGCGCGCTGGAGTACCTCATCACTTACCCCTATGGCTGCACCGAGCAAACCATGTCCAGCTTCCTGCCCAACGTCGTCGTCAGCCAGGCGCTGAAGGAGCTCAGCCTGCCCGCCAACATCGACCAGAAGGACCTGGCCAGGAAGGTGAAAGCCGGCCTCGAACGGCTCTACGACTACCAGCACGAAGACGGCGGCTGGGGCTGGTGGAAGGACGACGCCAGCGACCCATTCATGACCGCCTACGTCACCACCGGCCTGAAACTGGCCGCCGACGCCGGCTATGGCATTGATCTATGGCGTGTCAGCAACTCCTCCGCGGCCTTGGCCAAGATGCTGGACAGCAAAGCGAAAATCGCGCCCGACACCAGGGCGTACATGGTCTATGCCCTGGCTCTGGCCGGGCACCAGACAAAACCGCAAATCGAAGCCATCTGGAACGGGCGCGGCGAGATGACCAATTTTGGCCTGGCGCTGCTCGGTCTGACATTCGATCGGGTCAAGGACGCCCGGGCGGCTGACGTCGCAACTCTGTTGACCGGCAAGATCAGCAAGACCGGCGACGGCTCCTACTGGGAATCGAACCGCGATCCGATGCTCGACTTCGAATCGGAGAACTCGCTGGAGGCGACGGCCTTCGCCGTGAAGTTCCTTTCGAAGCAACAGCCCACCAGCCCGCTGATCGACGAGGCCACACAGTGGCTGGTGAACCACCGCGATCAGGGCTACTACTGGTCCTCGACGAAACGAACCGCCTTCGTCATCTTCGGTCTCACGGACGTCCTGAAGCGCAGCGGCGAGCTGAAGCCGGACTACGAAGTCAAGGTCACCGTGAACGGCGCCGAGGTCCTCTCCAAGCGCTTCACCTCCGACGATGCGCTCAGCCCGCAGCCGGTCAAGATCCGAGTCCCCCTGAAGGGCAATGACGCGAACCCCAAGGTCACGGTCACCAAGTCCGGTGATGGCGTGCTGTTCGCCTCCGCCCGCTGGGAGTATCGCTCCAGCGGAACGGAGAGCCGCTCGCGGGGCGACACGCCGCTGAAGATCAACCGCAACTACTACCGCCTGAATCCGGTGAACGAAGGCGGCCGCATCATCTACAACATGGAGCCGCTCACGGGCGAAGCCAAGCTCGGCGATCTCGTCGCGGTGAGGCTGTCCGTGTCGGGCCAGGAGAACCAGCGCTACCTGCTGGTGGAAGACCCGCTACCCACTGGCGCGGAGGTGGTGGCCCGCGACGATCTCTATCAGGTTCGGGGCCAACCGCCATGGTGGACCACCTGGTGGTCGCGCCGTGAGGTTCGCGACAACCGTGTGTCCTATTTCCCATGGAGTATGCCCAAGAACGGATTGGAGTACGTCTACCTAATCCGCTTCACGAACGCCGGCGCTTTCAAAGTCACGCCGGCTCGCGTCGAGCCCATGTATAAGCCCGGCCATCTTGGCTGGAGCTCGCCTGCCACATTCGAGGTGCACCCATGA
- a CDS encoding CoA-binding protein, producing MIVTARADIDEFLALPRIALVGLSRQERHFSRMVFKELRSRGCDVVPVNPEATEIAGLACYPDINSIIPAVQGALIMTAPQVSVSIVEDCAVAGVHFLWLYRSVGSGSVSPEALSACEELGLRVINGECPFMYLQNAGWIHSFHRGMRGLFGTLPN from the coding sequence ATGATCGTGACAGCCCGCGCCGACATCGACGAATTCCTCGCTCTACCGCGCATCGCCCTGGTGGGCCTTTCCCGCCAGGAGAGGCATTTCAGCCGCATGGTCTTCAAGGAACTCCGAAGCCGCGGCTGCGACGTCGTACCCGTCAATCCGGAAGCCACCGAAATTGCCGGCCTAGCCTGCTACCCCGACATCAACAGCATTATCCCGGCGGTGCAGGGCGCGCTGATCATGACCGCACCCCAGGTCTCCGTGTCCATCGTCGAGGATTGCGCTGTCGCCGGAGTCCATTTCCTGTGGCTCTACCGCAGCGTCGGCTCGGGCTCGGTCAGCCCCGAGGCCCTCAGCGCCTGCGAAGAACTGGGCCTGCGCGTGATCAACGGCGAGTGCCCATTCATGTACCTGCAGAATGCCGGCTGGATCCATTCCTTCCACCGCGGAATGCGTGGGCTCTTCGGCACACTGCCCAACTGA